One window of Nocardia sp. NBC_00508 genomic DNA carries:
- the mgtE gene encoding magnesium transporter produces the protein MSQTDIIEVRPTLSESLQDVVETHCVDAALDWLGNHPPHVIADQLARMDGVRAGMAFRLLDKDLALAVFEELEPVDQQQILQGLRDQSFRELVEGMAPDDRARMLREAPAKVAKKVLAGLSPRERRMTASLLGYPEGSAGQYMTPEVVALPRALTVAEALGMVRAKGGNAETVYTLPVVDAGRRLTGIVELRELVLSEPGAMVSELVVTEPAFARATDSAEKAARLMRETNDINLPVVDSEDRLVGLLTIDDAVEVIEAADSEDVARQAGSAPWEGHYMAAGVFQLARYRALWLLLLLLAATLTVSVTDFFEGTLQQAAHLALFIPLLIGAGGNAGAQAATACVRALAVGEVRVSDLFRVIWRECRVGLVLGSLLASVGLGIGAVFVGPRIALVVGITLVLICGWAATIGGTMPLLAKKLRIDPAVVSAPMVTTLVDATGLIIYFTTAKLVLGI, from the coding sequence ATGTCGCAGACCGACATCATCGAAGTACGCCCGACGCTGTCCGAATCCCTGCAGGACGTCGTCGAAACCCACTGCGTGGACGCCGCGCTCGACTGGCTCGGCAACCACCCGCCACACGTCATCGCCGACCAGCTCGCCCGCATGGACGGGGTGCGGGCCGGAATGGCGTTCCGCCTGCTCGACAAAGACCTGGCGCTGGCCGTCTTCGAGGAGCTCGAGCCGGTGGATCAGCAGCAGATCCTGCAGGGCCTGCGCGATCAGAGCTTCCGCGAGCTGGTCGAGGGCATGGCGCCCGACGACCGGGCCCGGATGCTGCGCGAAGCGCCCGCCAAGGTCGCCAAGAAGGTGCTCGCCGGGCTGAGCCCGCGCGAGCGGCGGATGACCGCGAGCCTGCTCGGTTACCCGGAGGGTTCCGCGGGGCAGTACATGACGCCCGAGGTGGTGGCGCTGCCACGCGCGCTGACCGTCGCCGAGGCGCTGGGTATGGTGCGGGCCAAGGGCGGCAATGCCGAGACGGTGTACACGCTGCCCGTCGTCGACGCGGGCAGGCGCCTGACCGGCATCGTCGAACTGCGCGAACTGGTGCTCAGCGAGCCGGGCGCGATGGTGTCGGAGTTGGTCGTCACCGAGCCCGCTTTCGCGCGCGCGACCGATTCCGCGGAGAAGGCCGCCCGGTTGATGCGCGAGACCAACGACATCAACCTGCCGGTGGTGGACAGCGAGGACCGGCTGGTCGGGCTGCTCACCATCGATGACGCGGTCGAGGTCATCGAGGCTGCCGACAGCGAGGACGTCGCCCGTCAGGCGGGGTCCGCGCCGTGGGAAGGCCACTACATGGCGGCCGGAGTGTTTCAGTTGGCCCGCTATCGCGCGCTGTGGCTGCTGCTGTTGCTGCTCGCGGCGACGCTCACGGTGAGTGTGACCGACTTCTTCGAGGGCACCCTGCAGCAGGCCGCGCACCTGGCGCTGTTCATCCCGCTGCTGATCGGCGCGGGCGGCAACGCCGGCGCGCAGGCCGCCACCGCCTGCGTGCGTGCGCTGGCCGTCGGTGAGGTCAGGGTGTCGGACCTGTTCCGGGTGATCTGGCGGGAATGCCGGGTGGGCCTGGTGCTGGGTTCCTTGCTGGCCTCCGTGGGCCTGGGGATCGGCGCGGTGTTCGTCGGCCCGCGCATCGCGCTGGTCGTCGGCATCACGCTGGTGCTGATCTGCGGCTGGGCCGCCACCATCGGCGGCACCATGCCGCTGCTGGCGAAGAAGCTGCGGATCGATCCCGCCGTCGTCTCGGCCCCGATGGTCACCACCCTGGTCGACGCCACCGGCCTGATCATCTACTTCACCACGGCCAAGCTGGTTCTGGGGATCTGA
- a CDS encoding ABC transporter permease: MVLLADRRDDQHSASELSLSALVRHTLLQTQRLLLRWARNPVTLLETLIIPCLLLIMLNTVIGGQIKKFTGESALFGSVPMVALVGALSGAVAGGVLLGRERDAGLLARFWVLPVHRASGLASRILAEGCRIFVCTLAVILVGLLLGFRFHQGVAATIVFLFIPVFFGLAFATIVTAVAVFTAKATLVEGITILTSLMMFFSTGFVPLVAFPKWIQPVVRNQPMSVAVDAMRALAFEGPLARPLTLTFAWSLGAIIVFAVPAAIGYRRASRR, from the coding sequence ATGGTGCTGCTGGCCGATCGCAGGGACGATCAACACAGCGCTTCGGAGTTGTCGCTGTCGGCGCTGGTGCGCCACACGCTGCTCCAGACACAGCGGTTGCTGCTGCGCTGGGCGCGCAATCCGGTGACGCTGCTGGAGACGCTGATCATTCCGTGTCTGCTGTTGATCATGCTGAACACCGTGATCGGCGGGCAGATCAAGAAGTTCACCGGTGAGAGCGCGCTCTTCGGCTCGGTGCCGATGGTCGCCCTGGTCGGCGCCCTGTCCGGCGCGGTCGCCGGGGGCGTGCTGCTCGGCCGGGAACGCGATGCGGGTTTGCTCGCCCGCTTCTGGGTGCTGCCGGTGCACCGCGCATCGGGTCTCGCCTCCCGTATCCTCGCGGAGGGTTGCCGCATCTTCGTGTGCACCCTCGCCGTCATCCTGGTCGGCCTCCTGCTCGGGTTCCGCTTCCACCAGGGCGTCGCGGCGACGATCGTCTTCCTGTTCATCCCGGTGTTCTTCGGCCTGGCCTTCGCCACCATCGTCACCGCGGTCGCGGTCTTCACGGCGAAAGCGACGCTGGTGGAGGGGATCACGATCCTCACCTCGCTGATGATGTTCTTCAGCACCGGATTCGTTCCGCTGGTCGCCTTCCCGAAGTGGATCCAGCCCGTGGTCCGCAACCAACCGATGTCGGTGGCCGTCGACGCCATGCGGGCTCTCGCCTTCGAGGGGCCCCTGGCCCGCCCGCTCACCCTGACCTTCGCCTGGTCGCTCGGCGCGATCATCGTCTTCGCCGTTCCCGCCGCCATCGGCTATCGCCGGGCCAGCAGGCGGTGA
- a CDS encoding antibiotic transporter: protein MTAATWLAQTRAMPLRPQQWWVLTARLIVPSVQTGEVLTSVLAPAAFTASFYIPLKTIMTVLGTGFSSYAQFMMPLVILQAAAFTAVSAAFRAATDSVAGLNRRFGAMPIGPLVPVAARLSSGVFRLTIGLITALICGYVIGFRFHLDAAHTIGFLLFSLLVGLALIWGGDVIGTVSRNPEATAQALVLPPLIFGMLSSGIAPADQFPEWVQPFVRNQPVSQWAIALRAFAGDTGPNAGQVTLSLLGPPLAWAIGILIICVPLSLRLSSRRA from the coding sequence GTGACGGCCGCGACGTGGCTCGCCCAGACCCGCGCGATGCCGCTACGGCCGCAGCAGTGGTGGGTGCTCACCGCGCGGCTGATCGTGCCCTCGGTGCAGACCGGCGAGGTGCTCACCTCGGTGCTGGCGCCCGCGGCGTTCACCGCCAGCTTCTACATTCCGCTGAAGACCATCATGACCGTGCTCGGCACGGGATTCAGCAGCTACGCGCAGTTCATGATGCCGCTGGTGATCCTGCAGGCCGCCGCGTTCACGGCCGTCTCGGCGGCGTTCCGCGCGGCCACCGATTCGGTCGCCGGACTCAACCGGCGCTTCGGCGCCATGCCGATCGGTCCGCTGGTCCCGGTCGCGGCGCGCCTGTCCAGCGGTGTCTTCCGCCTGACCATCGGGCTGATCACCGCGTTGATCTGCGGCTACGTCATCGGGTTCCGCTTCCATCTCGACGCCGCGCACACGATCGGCTTCCTGCTGTTCTCGTTGCTCGTCGGTCTCGCGCTGATCTGGGGCGGGGACGTGATCGGGACGGTGTCACGCAACCCGGAGGCGACCGCGCAGGCGCTGGTGCTGCCGCCGTTGATCTTCGGCATGTTGTCGTCGGGAATCGCTCCGGCGGATCAGTTCCCGGAGTGGGTGCAGCCGTTCGTCCGCAATCAGCCGGTCTCGCAGTGGGCCATCGCCTTGCGGGCGTTCGCCGGCGACACCGGGCCGAACGCCGGTCAGGTGACCTTGTCGCTGCTGGGACCGCCGCTGGCCTGGGCGATCGGCATCCTGATCATCTGCGTTCCGCTGTCGCTTCGGCTGAGCTCGAGGAGGGCGTGA
- a CDS encoding DUF7144 family membrane protein has protein sequence MTSPISTRPVLSDMTIFAGVLILLAGVLHMLTAVAAIAGREVFVVTEDQVFLIDVATWGWIHLVIGVLIVIAGFAIVTGKTWGYLAGIVLAALSILDNFLFVSIYPFWALVLIAIDVLVIWALARQLAAE, from the coding sequence GTGACCAGTCCGATCAGCACCCGTCCGGTGCTCAGCGACATGACGATCTTCGCGGGCGTGCTCATCCTCCTCGCCGGTGTCCTGCACATGTTGACGGCCGTCGCGGCGATCGCGGGGCGCGAGGTCTTCGTGGTGACCGAGGATCAGGTGTTCCTGATCGACGTCGCCACGTGGGGATGGATCCACCTCGTGATCGGGGTACTGATAGTGATCGCGGGCTTCGCCATCGTGACCGGGAAGACCTGGGGTTATCTCGCGGGCATCGTGCTGGCGGCGCTCAGCATCCTGGACAACTTCCTGTTCGTATCGATCTACCCGTTCTGGGCGCTGGTGCTGATCGCCATCGACGTGCTGGTGATCTGGGCGCTGGCCAGGCAGCTCGCGGCCGAATAG
- a CDS encoding ABC transporter ATP-binding protein gives MTTTATKLSLAGVHKQFAVRGSREQFTAIQDISLELRDGEFLVLVGPSGSGKSTLLDLLGGLSKPTSGEILLDGKPITGPGLDRGIVFQQYALLPWRTARSNIEFGLEAKGLRRKARRESAEHYLELVGLSGFGDRYPHELSGGMKQRVAIARSLAFDPEVLLMDEPFAALDAQTRESLQDELLRIWRATGKTVLFITHGIDEAVYLGQRVAVLTSRPGRIKAILDVEIDRDAGGDIRSSERFRDYRHEIWTLLHSEVQRAASLERESLTDHPADVESTTERAAHV, from the coding sequence ATGACCACGACCGCAACGAAATTGTCGCTCGCCGGCGTGCACAAGCAATTCGCGGTGCGCGGCTCGCGGGAACAGTTCACCGCCATCCAGGACATCTCGCTCGAGTTGCGCGACGGCGAGTTCCTGGTCCTGGTCGGGCCGAGCGGATCGGGCAAGTCGACCCTGCTCGACCTGCTCGGCGGGCTGAGCAAGCCGACCTCCGGCGAGATCCTGCTGGACGGCAAGCCGATCACCGGGCCGGGCCTGGACCGCGGCATCGTCTTCCAGCAGTACGCGCTACTGCCCTGGCGGACGGCGCGTTCCAATATCGAATTCGGTTTGGAGGCCAAGGGCTTGCGCCGCAAGGCACGCCGGGAATCAGCCGAGCACTACCTGGAACTCGTCGGGCTCTCCGGTTTCGGCGACCGCTACCCGCATGAACTGTCCGGCGGCATGAAGCAGCGCGTCGCCATCGCACGCAGCCTCGCGTTCGACCCGGAGGTGCTGCTGATGGACGAGCCGTTCGCCGCGCTCGACGCGCAGACCCGGGAATCCTTGCAGGACGAGCTGTTACGTATCTGGCGTGCCACCGGCAAGACCGTCCTGTTCATCACCCATGGCATCGACGAGGCGGTCTACCTCGGCCAGCGGGTGGCCGTGCTGACCTCACGGCCCGGCCGAATCAAGGCCATCCTCGACGTCGAGATCGATCGCGACGCGGGCGGCGACATCCGCTCCTCCGAACGCTTCCGGGACTACCGCCACGAGATCTGGACGCTGCTGCACAGCGAGGTTCAGCGGGCGGCGAGCCTGGAACGTGAGTCGCTGACCGACCACCCGGCCGACGTCGAATCCACCACCGAGAGGGCGGCCCATGTCTAG
- a CDS encoding ABC transporter substrate-binding protein has product MPHPSFPRRVARALATAVALVTGLSVLTGCGESAPAKTADGKYVLRYQGATGQVGAYELAQELGYFSKITLHWEGDTTSGPANIQAAATNQVEFGSAFNGAVVKLIAGGAKVTSVLSSYGADEQSFTGYYVREDSGITSARDLIGKKVAVNTLGAHHEFITREWLHQQGLSDDEIEQVQLTVVPPANTEDAVRKGQIDVGALGGVFRDTALGRGGIRPLYTDKAIFGTAGYGTFVFRDDYIAKNPEAVQDFVQGTARAIRWLQVTPRDQVQAKFTEIIAKRGRNENTSLVPYWLSSGIPAPGAVVAEKEIQIWIDWLVRNGELPNDKLKATDLFTNKFNPYANGTYQPESGPTGAAVVAK; this is encoded by the coding sequence ATGCCCCACCCCTCATTTCCCCGGCGCGTCGCCCGCGCGCTCGCCACCGCCGTCGCCCTGGTCACCGGCCTGTCCGTGCTCACCGGTTGCGGCGAATCCGCGCCCGCCAAGACCGCCGACGGCAAGTACGTGCTCCGCTATCAAGGCGCCACGGGACAGGTCGGCGCCTACGAACTGGCCCAAGAACTCGGCTACTTCTCGAAAATCACACTGCATTGGGAAGGCGACACCACCAGTGGCCCCGCCAATATCCAGGCCGCGGCGACGAACCAAGTCGAATTCGGCAGCGCGTTCAACGGCGCGGTGGTGAAACTGATCGCGGGCGGGGCGAAGGTCACCTCGGTGCTCAGTTCCTATGGCGCGGACGAACAGTCGTTCACCGGCTACTACGTGCGCGAGGACTCCGGCATCACCTCGGCACGCGATCTCATCGGCAAGAAGGTCGCCGTCAACACCCTCGGCGCGCACCACGAATTCATCACCAGGGAGTGGCTGCATCAGCAGGGTCTTTCCGACGACGAGATCGAGCAGGTGCAGCTGACCGTCGTGCCTCCGGCCAATACCGAGGACGCGGTACGCAAGGGACAGATCGACGTCGGCGCTCTCGGCGGCGTCTTCCGCGACACCGCACTCGGACGCGGCGGTATTCGCCCGCTGTACACCGACAAGGCCATCTTCGGCACGGCCGGCTACGGCACCTTTGTCTTCCGCGACGACTACATCGCCAAGAACCCCGAGGCGGTGCAGGACTTCGTGCAGGGCACCGCGCGAGCGATCCGCTGGCTCCAGGTGACACCCCGCGACCAGGTGCAGGCGAAATTCACCGAGATCATCGCCAAGCGCGGCCGCAACGAGAACACCAGCTTGGTGCCGTACTGGCTCAGTTCCGGAATCCCGGCGCCCGGTGCGGTAGTGGCGGAGAAGGAAATACAGATCTGGATCGACTGGCTGGTGCGCAACGGCGAACTGCCGAACGACAAACTGAAGGCCACGGATCTGTTCACGAACAAGTTCAACCCGTACGCGAACGGCACGTACCAGCCGGAGAGCGGGCCGACCGGCGCAGCGGTGGTGGCGAAATGA
- a CDS encoding ABC transporter permease, translating into MSSAIQLTERPIQQNAAEPSLSVSVRRARSAPPLVAKAVRVVGRFAWRVFKPTFVIALFLLVWQLAPTVGLVDEVFLPPFSVVVQAFADLVASGEMWTHISASLSRSLVGYAIALSVGIPVGVSIAWYKPVADFLNPILELFRNTAALALLPVFLLILGIGETSKVAIVVYASFFPILLNTITGVRTVDPLLIKSAASLGFSPLRLFQKVILPAALPSIFTGLRMAAASSILVLLAAEMFGARAGLGYLITAAQQNFAIPNMYAGILAISLLGLGFNGLLVALERRLSRWRVPASA; encoded by the coding sequence ATGTCTAGTGCGATTCAACTCACCGAGCGCCCGATCCAGCAGAACGCGGCCGAGCCGTCGCTATCCGTCTCGGTGCGCCGGGCGCGAAGCGCGCCTCCGCTCGTCGCGAAGGCGGTCCGCGTGGTCGGCCGGTTCGCCTGGCGGGTGTTCAAACCGACGTTCGTGATCGCGCTGTTCCTGCTGGTGTGGCAGCTCGCCCCGACCGTCGGTCTGGTGGACGAAGTGTTCTTGCCGCCCTTCTCGGTGGTCGTCCAGGCGTTCGCCGACCTGGTCGCGAGCGGGGAGATGTGGACGCATATCTCCGCGAGCCTGAGCCGTTCGCTGGTCGGATACGCGATCGCGTTGTCTGTCGGCATTCCGGTGGGCGTCTCGATCGCCTGGTACAAGCCGGTGGCGGATTTCCTCAACCCGATCCTGGAGCTGTTCCGCAACACCGCGGCGCTGGCGTTGCTTCCGGTCTTCCTGCTGATCCTGGGTATCGGCGAAACCTCGAAGGTCGCGATCGTCGTGTACGCGAGCTTCTTCCCGATCCTGCTGAACACCATCACCGGCGTGCGCACCGTCGACCCGCTGCTGATCAAATCGGCGGCGTCACTCGGGTTCTCGCCGCTGCGGTTGTTCCAGAAGGTGATCCTGCCCGCGGCGTTGCCGTCCATCTTCACCGGTCTGCGGATGGCGGCGGCCAGCTCGATCCTGGTGCTGCTGGCCGCCGAAATGTTCGGAGCGAGAGCCGGACTCGGCTATCTGATCACCGCCGCGCAGCAGAACTTCGCGATCCCGAACATGTACGCGGGAATCCTCGCCATCTCGCTGCTCGGTCTCGGGTTCAACGGCCTGCTGGTCGCACTCGAACGCCGCCTGTCGCGGTGGCGCGTTCCGGCGAGCGCGTGA
- a CDS encoding TauD/TfdA dioxygenase family protein — protein MTAVHEATTTAVDSVQIAPVAGYIGADISGVDLREPLTEQQVEAITNALHTYKVLFFRDQHIDHVQQIAFSRRFGAVTPSHPYDDDAPTEHPEILAVDSRLYEKRFGVRKFSYNNHWHTDVSALINPPAASILRAEIAPERGGDTGWTNLVAAYENLPESLKRFTEGLRAEHRFGGNRPAWNSDSDYAKKVAAAPLVTEHPVVRVHPVTGERALFVNPGFTTRIVGLSPSQSDAVLKLLFDEVTTPAYTVRFRWEKGSLAFWDNRATAHLAPSDLNHLDVTRVLYRTTLEGDIPVGIDGQPSKSISGAKFTGA, from the coding sequence ATGACCGCCGTACACGAAGCCACCACCACCGCCGTCGACAGCGTGCAGATCGCCCCGGTCGCCGGGTACATCGGCGCCGACATATCCGGCGTCGATCTGCGCGAGCCGCTGACCGAGCAGCAGGTCGAAGCGATCACCAACGCACTGCACACCTACAAGGTGCTGTTCTTCCGCGATCAGCACATCGATCACGTGCAGCAGATCGCGTTCTCCCGCCGGTTCGGCGCGGTCACCCCATCGCACCCCTATGACGACGACGCACCGACCGAGCACCCCGAGATCCTCGCGGTCGACAGTCGCCTGTACGAAAAGCGCTTCGGGGTGCGGAAATTCAGCTACAACAATCACTGGCACACCGATGTCTCCGCGCTGATCAACCCGCCCGCGGCCTCGATCCTGCGCGCCGAGATCGCGCCGGAGCGTGGCGGAGACACCGGCTGGACGAACCTCGTGGCCGCCTATGAGAACCTGCCGGAGTCGCTCAAGCGGTTCACCGAAGGACTGCGCGCCGAGCACCGGTTCGGCGGCAACCGGCCCGCCTGGAACTCCGACAGTGACTACGCGAAGAAGGTCGCGGCCGCGCCATTGGTCACCGAGCATCCGGTGGTCCGCGTGCACCCGGTGACCGGAGAGAGGGCGCTGTTCGTCAATCCGGGCTTCACCACACGGATCGTCGGACTGTCCCCGAGCCAGAGCGACGCGGTGCTGAAACTGCTGTTCGACGAGGTGACCACCCCGGCGTACACGGTCCGGTTCCGCTGGGAAAAGGGCAGTCTCGCGTTCTGGGACAACCGCGCGACCGCGCACCTCGCACCGAGCGACCTGAACCACCTCGACGTGACCCGGGTGCTGTACCGCACGACACTCGAGGGTGACATCCCCGTTGGCATCGACGGTCAGCCGTCGAAGTCCATCTCCGGAGCGAAGTTCACCGGCGCGTAG
- a CDS encoding helix-turn-helix domain-containing protein, producing the protein MSTTGDVIRRQRERLQLSQDGLGQLVGVGQRQIARFESGASEPSLSIAARLATALDVSLSELAGVTPRGLDLSGVWWAGWQTWKDDVERVDVHELTMQQNGAFITLDGARARPVSEGSYEWRGEMKLWDNEILMGWYIATDGAVRSKGSLYAALHPHGHAMIGSWTGLSYAGLIVRGWSAIARDRDQVEHLLGELIQTQGNLTTWPKMKS; encoded by the coding sequence GTGAGTACTACCGGCGATGTCATCCGAAGGCAACGAGAGCGGCTGCAGCTGTCCCAAGACGGCCTTGGCCAACTGGTCGGTGTGGGGCAGCGACAGATAGCCCGATTCGAGTCAGGCGCGTCGGAACCATCACTGTCGATCGCGGCGCGACTAGCGACGGCGCTGGACGTGTCCCTGTCGGAGCTGGCAGGCGTCACGCCGCGCGGGCTCGATCTGTCCGGCGTCTGGTGGGCAGGCTGGCAGACCTGGAAAGACGATGTGGAGCGAGTGGACGTGCACGAGCTGACCATGCAGCAGAACGGCGCGTTCATCACTCTGGACGGCGCGCGAGCCCGGCCGGTCTCCGAAGGCTCCTACGAGTGGCGCGGGGAAATGAAGCTCTGGGACAACGAAATCTTGATGGGTTGGTACATCGCCACTGATGGCGCCGTTCGTTCCAAGGGTTCTCTGTACGCTGCCCTGCACCCGCACGGACACGCGATGATCGGGTCGTGGACCGGCCTCAGTTACGCCGGATTGATCGTTCGCGGTTGGAGCGCAATCGCCCGCGACCGTGACCAGGTCGAACATTTGCTGGGCGAATTGATCCAGACCCAGGGAAACTTGACGACATGGCCGAAGATGAAATCGTAG
- the cutA gene encoding divalent-cation tolerance protein CutA: MAEDEIVDVSIAADDPAWLAEFTHKLIEDELVACGNIIPGIRSIYRWEGRIHDDAQALVILHTRASLVPAIIERADADHPDETPQVLAVPVVDAHPGYRQWVLDSTRG; encoded by the coding sequence ATGGCCGAAGATGAAATCGTAGATGTCTCTATTGCTGCCGATGACCCGGCGTGGCTGGCCGAGTTCACGCACAAACTCATCGAGGACGAGCTGGTAGCGTGCGGCAACATCATTCCCGGTATCCGGTCGATTTACCGCTGGGAAGGCCGGATTCACGACGACGCGCAAGCGCTTGTCATCCTGCACACACGCGCCAGCCTGGTTCCCGCAATCATCGAACGGGCCGACGCCGACCACCCCGACGAAACTCCCCAGGTCCTTGCTGTCCCCGTGGTCGACGCCCACCCCGGCTACCGGCAATGGGTCCTCGACTCCACGCGAGGGTGA
- the nrdF gene encoding class 1b ribonucleoside-diphosphate reductase subunit beta has protein sequence MKLIDRVSAINWNRVPDEKDAEVWDRLTGNFWLPEKVPVSNDIPSWNTLTADEKQLTMRVFTGLTLLDTIQGTVGAVSLIPDALTPHEEAVMTNIAFMESVHAKSYSSIFSTLCSTREIDEAFRWSEENRNLQRKAEIVLSYYNGEDPLKRKVASTLLESFLFYSGFYLPMHWSSRAKLTNTADMIRLIIRDEAVHGYYIGYKYQKGLELVTQAERDELKNYTFELLFELYDNEVEYTQDLYDEVGLTEDVKKFLRYNANKALMNLGYEGLFPRDETEVNPAILSALSPNADENHDFFSGSGSSYVIGKAVNTEDEDWEF, from the coding sequence ATGAAACTGATCGATCGGGTTTCGGCCATCAACTGGAATCGGGTGCCCGACGAAAAGGATGCAGAGGTATGGGATCGGCTGACCGGCAACTTCTGGCTGCCGGAGAAGGTCCCGGTCTCCAATGACATCCCGTCCTGGAACACCCTGACCGCCGACGAGAAGCAGCTGACCATGCGGGTCTTCACCGGCCTGACGCTGCTGGACACCATCCAGGGCACGGTCGGCGCGGTGAGCCTGATCCCGGACGCACTGACCCCGCACGAAGAGGCGGTGATGACCAATATCGCGTTCATGGAGTCGGTGCACGCCAAGAGCTACAGCTCGATCTTCTCCACGCTGTGCTCCACCCGCGAGATCGACGAGGCGTTCCGCTGGTCGGAGGAGAACCGCAATCTCCAGCGCAAAGCCGAGATCGTGCTGTCCTATTACAACGGCGAGGACCCGCTCAAGCGCAAGGTGGCCTCCACCCTGCTGGAGAGCTTCCTGTTCTACTCCGGTTTCTACCTGCCGATGCACTGGTCGTCGCGGGCCAAGCTCACCAACACCGCCGACATGATCCGGCTGATCATCCGAGACGAAGCGGTGCACGGCTACTACATCGGCTACAAGTACCAGAAGGGCTTGGAGCTGGTCACCCAGGCCGAGCGTGACGAGCTGAAGAACTACACCTTCGAGCTGCTGTTCGAGCTCTACGACAACGAGGTCGAATACACCCAGGATCTCTACGACGAAGTCGGCCTCACCGAAGACGTCAAGAAGTTCCTCCGCTACAACGCCAACAAGGCGCTGATGAACCTCGGCTACGAGGGCCTGTTCCCCAGGGACGAAACCGAAGTCAACCCGGCCATCCTGTCCGCCCTCTCCCCCAACGCCGACGAAAACCACGACTTCTTCTCCGGCTCCGGCTCCAGCTATGTCATCGGCAAGGCGGTCAACACCGAGGACGAAGACTGGGAGTTCTGA
- a CDS encoding ATP-binding cassette domain-containing protein — translation MSFDQGVVVEGIEKSFGTVKALRGVDFAAEPGEVLGILGPNGAGKTTTVNILSTLIRPDRGRALVAGYDVVADPAAVRRSIMLTGQYAALDDMLSGYENLVMFGRLMGLRKRAARARADELLAEFDLERAAGRRVGTYSGGMRRRIDIACGLVVRPDVVFLDEPTTGLDPRSRQGVWDLVSGFKKAGITTLLTSQYLEEADALSDRIIVIDHGVVIAQGTADELKSQTGGSYCEVVPLDLKDLPAIAAALGSLLPQESRAAFTAESDRIAIPAPDGAKTLAEALRRLDGSGVELVDIALRRPSLDDVFLQLTGHLASTEKIAQPEVVS, via the coding sequence ATGAGCTTCGATCAAGGAGTCGTCGTCGAGGGAATCGAGAAATCGTTCGGCACGGTCAAGGCATTGCGCGGAGTCGACTTCGCGGCCGAGCCGGGCGAGGTGCTCGGCATCCTCGGACCGAACGGCGCGGGCAAGACCACCACGGTGAACATTCTGTCCACGCTGATCCGCCCGGATCGCGGCCGCGCGCTGGTCGCCGGGTACGACGTGGTCGCCGACCCGGCGGCGGTGCGGCGCAGCATCATGCTGACCGGACAGTACGCCGCGCTCGACGACATGCTCAGCGGCTACGAGAACCTCGTGATGTTCGGCAGGCTGATGGGCCTGCGCAAGCGGGCCGCCCGCGCCCGCGCCGACGAGCTGCTCGCCGAGTTCGATCTCGAGCGCGCCGCGGGCCGCCGGGTCGGCACCTACTCCGGCGGTATGCGCAGACGCATCGACATCGCCTGCGGCCTCGTCGTGCGGCCCGACGTGGTGTTCCTGGACGAGCCCACCACCGGGCTCGATCCACGCAGCAGGCAGGGCGTCTGGGACCTGGTGTCCGGCTTCAAGAAGGCGGGCATCACCACCCTGCTCACCAGCCAGTACCTGGAGGAGGCGGACGCGCTCAGCGACCGGATCATCGTCATCGACCACGGCGTGGTGATCGCGCAGGGCACCGCCGACGAACTGAAGTCCCAGACCGGAGGCAGCTACTGCGAGGTGGTGCCGCTGGATCTGAAAGACCTGCCCGCCATCGCCGCGGCGCTGGGTTCGCTGCTGCCGCAGGAGAGCCGGGCCGCGTTCACCGCCGAGTCCGATCGGATCGCCATACCCGCGCCGGATGGCGCGAAGACGCTCGCCGAGGCGCTGCGCCGACTGGACGGCTCGGGCGTCGAACTGGTGGACATCGCCCTGCGGCGACCCTCGCTCGATGACGTCTTCCTCCAGCTCACCGGGCATTTGGCGAGCACGGAGAAGATCGCGCAGCCGGAGGTCGTGTCGTGA